One part of the Microvirga sp. TS319 genome encodes these proteins:
- a CDS encoding IS6 family transposase, with translation MKQDNKNPFKGRQFTAEIILWAVRWYLRFPICCRDLECMLADRGIKVDYTTLFRRIQAYAPELDKRIRPYLRTTNGSWRVDETYSRVKGEWEYLYRAVDAAGQTIDLLLSPRRDAAAARRFFRKALGQAHTVNPRTITVDKNAAYPIAAKAMKREEELWRFAKLRQVKFLNNIVEQDHRRIKRLVRPGLDV, from the coding sequence GTGAAGCAAGATAACAAGAACCCGTTCAAGGGGCGGCAATTCACGGCCGAGATCATCCTGTGGGCGGTGCGCTGGTATCTGCGGTTCCCGATCTGCTGTCGTGATCTCGAATGCATGCTCGCCGACCGTGGCATCAAGGTAGACTACACGACCCTCTTTCGCCGGATTCAGGCATATGCGCCTGAGCTCGACAAGCGCATCCGTCCGTATCTGCGGACGACAAATGGATCCTGGCGCGTGGACGAAACATATAGTCGCGTGAAGGGCGAGTGGGAGTATCTCTACCGCGCCGTCGATGCGGCCGGGCAGACGATCGACCTTCTGCTTTCGCCCAGGCGGGATGCGGCTGCGGCCCGGCGCTTCTTCCGAAAGGCATTGGGCCAGGCGCATACGGTCAATCCGCGGACCATCACGGTTGACAAGAATGCCGCCTATCCCATTGCCGCAAAAGCTATGAAACGAGAGGAAGAGCTCTGGCGGTTTGCCAAACTCCGACAGGTGAAATTCCTGAACAATATCGTCGAGCAGGATCACCGGCGCATCAAGCGGTTGGTTAGGCCAGGACTAGATGTTTGA
- a CDS encoding potassium transporter Kup: MAATGISERVGVGAAEHGQATPTSFWALTLGSIGVVYGDIGTSPLYALKESLAAATGHAGSGALTREMVLGVVSLILWTLIIIVTVKYVVFVLRADNNGEGGTLSLVTLAQRALGRSTGITIVLGMVGASLFYGDTIITPAISVLSAVEGLKLVTPAFDPYVVPLSLAILIALFAVQRFGTASVAAWFGPITAFWFLVMALGGLMHLRDDLGILAAINPVHGLGFVANHGTAGLLALGAVFLSVTGAEALYADMGHFGRSPIRTAWLGLVLPALALNYLGQGAMLLAHPEHLENPFFLLYPSWALLPMVILATVATIIASQAVITGAFSISEQAMNLGVLPRFRVMRTSETEKGQIYVPTINWLLLVAVILIVVLFETSSALAAAYGLAVTGDMVITSSLLFIVAWKFWRWSPAVAALVIAPFLAIELVFLGANALKIPHGGWFPLLVGTGLFILMRTWRKGTRLLAEISHRGRPPLSEFMRMAESGSVPRVPGTAIFPTGNAQDVPAALLHNMKHNKVLHEHNIILTVVTEEIPRRPDEGRVTVEKLSDRFSRVTVRFGFMESPNLPKALRVAGFDLDNASFFLSRRALQASPTSGLPLWQDYIFIPLARSASDITDQFCIPEDRAVEVGSRITI; this comes from the coding sequence ATGGCCGCAACCGGGATCAGCGAACGGGTGGGTGTCGGTGCTGCCGAGCATGGCCAGGCGACCCCGACCTCCTTTTGGGCCCTGACCCTTGGCTCGATCGGGGTGGTCTACGGCGACATCGGCACCAGCCCGCTCTATGCGCTCAAGGAAAGCCTCGCCGCCGCCACCGGGCATGCGGGCTCGGGCGCCCTCACCCGCGAGATGGTGCTGGGGGTGGTCTCCCTCATCCTGTGGACACTGATCATCATTGTGACCGTCAAGTACGTGGTCTTTGTCCTGCGGGCCGACAACAACGGCGAGGGCGGCACCCTCTCGCTCGTGACCCTGGCGCAGCGCGCCCTCGGGCGCAGCACCGGGATCACCATCGTCCTCGGCATGGTCGGCGCCTCGCTGTTCTACGGCGACACTATCATCACCCCGGCGATCTCCGTCCTCTCGGCCGTCGAGGGCCTCAAGCTGGTCACGCCGGCCTTCGATCCTTACGTGGTGCCGCTCAGTCTCGCGATCCTGATCGCTCTGTTCGCCGTCCAGCGCTTCGGCACCGCCAGCGTGGCCGCCTGGTTCGGCCCGATAACCGCCTTCTGGTTCCTCGTCATGGCCCTGGGCGGCCTGATGCACCTCCGGGACGATCTGGGCATCCTCGCTGCAATCAACCCGGTGCATGGCCTCGGCTTCGTGGCCAACCACGGCACCGCCGGTCTCCTTGCCCTGGGCGCGGTGTTCCTGTCCGTGACCGGGGCGGAGGCGCTCTATGCCGACATGGGCCACTTCGGCCGTTCCCCAATCCGCACCGCGTGGCTCGGCTTGGTCCTGCCGGCGCTCGCCCTCAACTATCTCGGCCAGGGTGCGATGCTGCTGGCCCACCCCGAGCACCTGGAGAATCCGTTCTTTCTGCTCTATCCCTCGTGGGCGCTGCTGCCGATGGTGATCCTCGCCACGGTGGCCACCATCATCGCCAGTCAGGCGGTGATCACGGGCGCGTTCTCGATCTCGGAGCAGGCGATGAACCTCGGCGTGCTGCCCCGCTTCCGGGTGATGCGCACTTCCGAGACCGAGAAGGGCCAGATCTACGTTCCCACCATCAACTGGCTCCTGCTCGTGGCGGTCATCCTGATCGTCGTCCTGTTCGAGACGTCGAGCGCCCTGGCGGCGGCTTATGGCCTTGCCGTGACTGGGGACATGGTGATCACCTCAAGCCTGCTGTTCATCGTGGCCTGGAAGTTCTGGCGCTGGTCCCCGGCCGTGGCCGCACTGGTGATCGCGCCCTTCCTGGCCATCGAGCTCGTGTTTCTCGGCGCGAACGCGCTCAAGATTCCGCACGGCGGCTGGTTCCCGCTGCTGGTCGGGACGGGGCTGTTCATCCTGATGCGAACCTGGCGCAAGGGCACGCGCCTGCTGGCCGAGATCTCGCACCGCGGCCGCCCGCCCTTGTCCGAATTCATGCGCATGGCCGAGAGCGGCTCGGTGCCGCGGGTGCCTGGCACGGCGATCTTCCCGACCGGGAACGCCCAGGACGTGCCCGCCGCCCTGCTGCACAACATGAAGCACAACAAGGTATTGCATGAGCACAATATCATCCTGACCGTGGTGACCGAGGAGATCCCACGTCGTCCGGACGAGGGCCGCGTCACCGTGGAAAAGCTCTCGGACCGGTTCTCGCGGGTGACGGTGCGGTTCGGCTTCATGGAGAGCCCCAATCTCCCGAAGGCGCTCCGGGTGGCCGGGTTCGATCTCGACAACGCGTCGTTCTTCCTGTCGCGGCGGGCCTTGCAAGCCTCGCCCACCTCGGGACTGCCGCTCTGGCAGGACTACATCTTCATCCCGCTGGCCCGCTCCGCGAGCGACATCACGGACCAATTCTGCATCCCAGAGGACCGTGCGGTCGAGGTGGGTTCACGGATCACGATCTGA
- a CDS encoding IS6 family transposase, with protein sequence MTQPVSYKRHRFPPEIIAHAVWLYFRFPLSLRRVEEMLLERGIVVSYETVRRWALKFGPGYARRLKRKRPSRRGIWHLDEVVITIAGQKHWLWRAVDQDGYVLDEIVQTRRDTKAAKRLLKRLLKKQGRPPRWMITDKLGSYAAARCQIIPRTEHRSHKGLNNRAENSHLPLRRREHAMQGFRSPGGLQRFTFVLSAIRNLFVPPCSRRSALATHLHRLNAMAEWKAAAGLIA encoded by the coding sequence ATGACCCAGCCTGTCAGCTACAAACGCCATCGCTTCCCACCCGAGATCATCGCCCATGCGGTCTGGTTATACTTCCGGTTCCCGCTGAGCCTGCGACGGGTCGAAGAGATGCTCCTGGAGCGCGGCATCGTCGTCTCCTATGAGACTGTGCGTCGCTGGGCTCTGAAGTTTGGGCCAGGCTATGCTCGGCGCCTCAAACGCAAGAGGCCGAGCCGGCGCGGCATCTGGCATCTCGACGAGGTCGTGATCACCATTGCTGGCCAGAAGCACTGGCTATGGCGTGCCGTCGATCAGGATGGCTACGTGCTGGATGAGATCGTCCAGACGCGGCGCGACACCAAGGCTGCTAAGCGCTTGTTGAAGCGTCTATTGAAGAAGCAGGGCCGTCCGCCGCGGTGGATGATCACCGACAAACTCGGCTCCTACGCCGCCGCCCGCTGTCAGATCATACCGAGAACCGAGCACCGCTCGCACAAAGGCCTGAATAATCGTGCGGAGAATTCGCATCTGCCGCTGCGCCGGCGAGAACACGCGATGCAAGGCTTCCGATCACCGGGAGGGCTACAGAGGTTCACCTTTGTGCTTTCCGCCATCCGCAATCTCTTCGTTCCGCCCTGTTCCCGCCGTTCTGCCCTTGCCACCCACCTGCACCGCCTCAATGCCATGGCGGAATGGAAAGCCGCGGCGGGCCTCATCGCTTGA
- a CDS encoding type II toxin-antitoxin system RelB/DinJ family antitoxin produces MAATKMIHVRVDDDIREEASAVLGSLGLSLSEAVRVFLHRVAATHSFPLELKVPNEETQAAIAEARAMRKARKARFATPDELFDSLGGSKK; encoded by the coding sequence ATGGCTGCCACCAAAATGATCCATGTCCGGGTCGATGACGACATTCGGGAGGAGGCCTCCGCCGTTCTTGGGTCGCTCGGCCTTTCGCTCTCGGAGGCCGTTCGGGTGTTCCTCCATCGCGTTGCCGCGACCCACAGCTTCCCTCTCGAGCTCAAGGTGCCCAACGAGGAGACCCAAGCCGCGATCGCTGAGGCTCGTGCGATGCGGAAGGCCCGCAAGGCGCGGTTTGCTACCCCGGACGAGCTTTTCGACAGCCTCGGCGGAAGCAAGAAGTAA
- a CDS encoding type II toxin-antitoxin system YafQ family toxin encodes MKKSSADKRAPLPRASDYTKQFHKDWDRYNKAGKMDMNRAIELMTLLILKKPLGAEWADHELSGAWKETREAHIGGDFLLMYIADDDSIEFVRLGTHSELFGR; translated from the coding sequence TTGAAGAAATCGAGCGCCGACAAGCGGGCTCCGCTTCCGAGGGCATCGGACTACACGAAGCAATTTCATAAGGACTGGGACCGATACAACAAGGCCGGGAAGATGGACATGAACCGCGCCATCGAACTGATGACGTTGCTCATCCTGAAGAAGCCCCTCGGCGCGGAATGGGCCGACCACGAGCTTTCCGGAGCGTGGAAAGAGACGCGGGAGGCGCACATCGGGGGCGACTTCCTTCTCATGTACATCGCCGATGACGATTCCATCGAGTTTGTGCGGCTCGGAACGCACTCGGAGTTGTTCGGGCGATAG
- a CDS encoding IS1182 family transposase, with protein sequence MDEDHPVRAIWELATRLDLSAFVDRIGSLEGGAGRPAYDPQLLVSLWLYADSRGIGSAREVERRCEYDPGFRWLTGLLIVNHHTLSDFRLAHHDALDEVFTQVLGILSAEGLITLKTVMHDGTRITAQAGPSSFNQEEQIRKHLAAAREHVAAMGDPRREAETPRQTAARERARRERVERLEQALINVQQITQAKRPGYARARQRQTGVSATDPEARIMRHGDGHYALSYNVQISTDAAHGIAIGLAVGQAAPDYEYLAPAVEQIEERLGQTPHQLVVDAGYTSRENILAAHAKHVELIGPWVETDSRVQQRFARVGVTDAFLPDKFQYDPASDTYICPEGKHLTARDGHDRPGRRLVRYQASKTDCRVCPSRRQCCSGNRTYGRSIVVTHENPVVSAFRSRHASSETRSLLRERGRVAELVNAWLKEKLDFRRFHVRGLAKVGTEALWAVLTYNIQQWIRLRWRPRFEEIRT encoded by the coding sequence GTGGATGAAGACCATCCGGTTCGAGCAATCTGGGAGTTGGCGACCCGGCTTGATCTGTCAGCCTTTGTCGACCGGATCGGTTCGCTTGAGGGTGGAGCTGGACGCCCCGCCTACGATCCTCAGCTTTTGGTGAGCTTATGGCTCTACGCCGACAGCCGCGGCATCGGTTCGGCGCGAGAGGTCGAGCGACGTTGCGAGTACGATCCCGGCTTTCGCTGGCTGACGGGGCTGCTTATCGTCAATCATCACACCCTGTCCGACTTTCGCTTGGCCCACCATGACGCGTTGGACGAGGTCTTCACGCAGGTTCTTGGGATCTTGAGTGCGGAGGGGCTGATTACCTTGAAGACCGTCATGCACGACGGCACGAGGATCACCGCGCAGGCCGGACCAAGCTCGTTCAACCAAGAGGAGCAGATCCGGAAGCATCTGGCTGCGGCTCGGGAGCATGTTGCGGCCATGGGAGATCCGCGCCGTGAGGCGGAAACGCCCCGGCAGACCGCCGCTCGCGAGCGAGCCCGGCGGGAGCGGGTTGAGCGGCTCGAGCAGGCGCTGATCAATGTCCAGCAGATCACTCAGGCCAAGCGCCCCGGCTATGCTCGCGCGAGGCAGCGGCAGACCGGGGTCAGCGCAACTGATCCGGAGGCGCGGATCATGCGCCATGGCGATGGTCACTATGCCTTGAGCTACAACGTTCAAATCTCCACCGATGCAGCCCATGGCATCGCAATCGGCTTGGCTGTCGGGCAGGCAGCCCCTGATTACGAGTATCTTGCTCCAGCCGTTGAGCAGATCGAAGAGCGGCTGGGACAAACGCCTCACCAGTTGGTGGTGGATGCCGGCTATACCAGTCGCGAGAACATCCTGGCGGCACACGCCAAGCATGTCGAACTGATCGGCCCGTGGGTTGAGACCGATAGCCGTGTCCAGCAGCGGTTTGCGCGCGTTGGCGTGACGGATGCCTTTCTGCCCGACAAGTTTCAGTACGATCCAGCATCGGATACGTACATTTGCCCGGAAGGTAAGCATCTGACGGCCCGCGACGGTCATGACCGGCCGGGACGAAGGCTGGTGCGCTACCAGGCCAGCAAGACCGATTGTCGGGTCTGTCCCAGCCGCCGGCAGTGCTGCTCGGGCAATCGCACCTATGGGCGCTCGATTGTCGTCACACATGAGAACCCCGTGGTGAGCGCCTTCCGAAGCCGTCACGCAAGTTCAGAAACACGGAGCTTGCTCCGCGAGCGTGGACGCGTGGCGGAGTTGGTCAACGCATGGCTGAAGGAGAAGCTCGATTTCCGGCGCTTCCATGTGCGTGGATTGGCCAAGGTCGGCACCGAAGCGCTCTGGGCGGTGCTGACCTACAACATTCAGCAATGGATCCGTTTGCGCTGGCGCCCGCGCTTCGAAGAGATCAGAACCTGA